A genomic segment from Chloroflexota bacterium encodes:
- a CDS encoding DUF4445 domain-containing protein: protein MISDAAQQAGIDINVPCGGQGRCGRCAVVVERGNARRRSTMRLSASDLEAGYALACQTVVEGDLQVFVPPQEEITRHLTTEKTAAKISVPFEYDWREHQTVGKYFLELEPPSLADNTDDVSRLSRELTRRFNIRDLCVPLPVLRNLARTLREAEWRVTVVVDRSGDEPRLVDVQPGDQSFSLYGAAVDIGTTTVTLYLVDLFTGEVVETAADYNGQIRRGEDVISRIIYSSKDGGGLMELQSLVATTINKLVERVTLRRKIHPHDIYKMTIVGNSTMMHILLGLTPDPIRLTPYITTINHPPQVLATEINLNIHPQATVDSLPGVASFMGADITAGVLSSGTNDTDKVTLFLDIGTNGEMVFGTREWLVSCACSAGPAFEGAGVYHGMRATTGAIEEVWINGETKEPTIRVIGGGNARGLCGSGLISLLAEMFITGVMDKAGNINLDLPTPRVRKGEHGSEYVIAWASESETGADIVVTKPDIDNLLRAKAAIYAGYVMLARSVGMTLADVEQMLIGGSFGQYLNIEKAVEIGLLPDLPWDRFHFLGNTAARGAYMALLRRDARDAIADIARKMTYIELAADNAFTDQFMAALFLPHTDLTAFPSVQKVLEGQERATLVGKTCGKKSRGK from the coding sequence TTGATTTCAGATGCGGCGCAGCAAGCCGGCATAGACATCAACGTGCCGTGTGGCGGTCAGGGGCGCTGCGGGCGATGCGCGGTCGTCGTCGAGCGCGGCAATGCGCGGCGTCGCTCGACGATGCGTCTCAGCGCGTCCGATCTCGAAGCTGGGTATGCGCTCGCCTGCCAGACCGTCGTCGAGGGCGACCTCCAAGTATTCGTCCCGCCGCAAGAAGAAATCACGCGCCATCTCACGACCGAAAAGACCGCCGCTAAAATCAGCGTGCCGTTCGAGTACGATTGGCGCGAACATCAAACGGTCGGCAAATATTTTCTCGAACTCGAACCGCCCTCGCTCGCGGACAACACCGACGACGTGTCGCGGCTCTCGCGCGAACTCACGCGGCGATTCAACATCCGCGATTTGTGCGTGCCGCTTCCCGTGTTGCGAAACCTCGCGCGGACTCTGCGCGAAGCGGAATGGCGCGTCACCGTCGTCGTGGATCGCTCCGGCGATGAACCGCGCCTCGTGGATGTGCAACCCGGCGATCAATCGTTTTCGCTGTACGGCGCGGCGGTGGACATTGGCACGACAACGGTCACGCTGTACCTAGTTGATCTGTTCACCGGCGAAGTCGTCGAAACCGCGGCGGACTACAACGGGCAGATTCGGCGCGGCGAGGATGTGATCTCGCGCATCATCTACTCGTCGAAAGACGGCGGCGGACTGATGGAGTTGCAATCGCTCGTCGCGACGACGATCAACAAACTTGTCGAGCGCGTGACGTTGCGCCGGAAAATTCATCCCCACGATATTTACAAAATGACCATCGTCGGCAACAGTACGATGATGCACATTTTGCTGGGTCTCACGCCCGACCCGATTCGCCTGACGCCGTACATCACGACGATCAATCATCCGCCCCAGGTGTTGGCGACCGAGATCAATCTCAACATTCATCCACAAGCGACGGTGGACTCGTTGCCCGGCGTCGCGAGTTTTATGGGCGCGGACATTACCGCGGGTGTGTTGTCGTCGGGCACGAACGACACGGACAAGGTGACGTTGTTCCTCGACATCGGCACGAACGGCGAGATGGTGTTTGGCACGCGCGAGTGGTTGGTAAGCTGCGCGTGCAGCGCGGGTCCCGCGTTCGAAGGCGCGGGCGTGTATCACGGCATGCGCGCGACGACCGGCGCAATCGAAGAAGTGTGGATCAACGGCGAGACGAAGGAACCGACGATTCGCGTTATCGGCGGCGGCAATGCGCGCGGCTTGTGCGGCTCGGGTCTCATCAGTCTGCTCGCGGAAATGTTCATCACCGGCGTGATGGACAAGGCGGGCAATATCAATCTCGATCTGCCGACGCCGCGCGTGCGCAAAGGTGAACACGGTTCCGAGTACGTGATCGCGTGGGCGAGTGAGAGCGAAACTGGCGCGGACATTGTCGTTACCAAGCCGGACATTGACAACCTCTTGCGCGCCAAAGCCGCGATTTACGCGGGCTATGTGATGCTTGCGCGCAGTGTCGGCATGACGCTCGCGGATGTCGAGCAGATGTTGATAGGCGGTTCGTTCGGTCAGTACCTGAACATTGAAAAAGCGGTCGAGATCGGTTTGCTGCCCGATTTGCCCTGGGATCGTTTTCACTTTCTCGGCAACACGGCGGCGCGCGGCGCGTACATGGCGCTCCTTCGCCGCGATGCGCGCGACGCGATTGCGGACATTGCGCGCAAGATGACGTACATCGAACTCGCCGCGGACAACGCGTTCACCGATCAATTTATGGCGGCGCTGTTCCTGCCGCATACCGACCTGACCGCGTTTCCGAGTGTGCAGAAAGTGTTGGAAGGGCAAGAAAGGGCAACACTAGTCGGAAAGACTTGCGGTAAAAAGTCAAGAGGCAAATGA
- a CDS encoding Ig-like domain repeat protein has translation MQTRTVGLGTIFFLLLGAIFLIQPPIMTQASFPNATHSFNGWLAVNGGNAQVPYDSEISLDPSISSFTLEGWINSPTFGYGNSSSWDVVSKLSSFSLKTGHTYLLGFPGTNTYYVTLMRNGVGTLHTGSSCSEWDSCMPTGWFHFAYVYDKPNNKWMFFWNGVKLDEVIQTPLTSTQPLVLKYAQKMDEFRISNNVRYSANFTVPSDPFTCDANTLALWHWDEVQNSTTFHDSCGATDNVMTGASGAHTEGVTAQNTNTVLVSSPNPSIISQSVTLTATVSITPTGSEIPTGSITFKDGATPLITTTLSNGIATYITSTLVVGSHTLSAVYNADPAFVMSTSPDLVHIVESIIYRLYLPSILR, from the coding sequence ATGCAGACTCGAACTGTAGGACTTGGCACAATATTTTTTTTGTTGTTGGGCGCTATCTTTTTAATTCAACCACCTATAATGACTCAGGCGAGTTTTCCAAATGCCACGCACTCTTTCAATGGATGGCTTGCCGTTAATGGGGGCAATGCCCAAGTCCCCTACGATTCTGAAATCAGTTTGGATCCCAGTATTTCCAGTTTCACGCTTGAAGGATGGATCAATAGCCCAACGTTTGGCTATGGCAATAGCAGTTCCTGGGATGTAGTTTCCAAGCTTTCGAGTTTTAGTTTGAAAACTGGGCATACATATCTTTTGGGCTTTCCAGGAACTAATACTTACTATGTTACTCTGATGCGAAATGGTGTTGGAACACTCCACACTGGGAGTTCTTGTTCAGAGTGGGATTCATGTATGCCGACTGGGTGGTTCCACTTTGCGTACGTCTATGACAAACCAAACAACAAGTGGATGTTCTTTTGGAATGGCGTAAAACTTGATGAAGTTATTCAAACTCCACTTACATCTACTCAACCGCTTGTCTTGAAATACGCGCAAAAAATGGACGAGTTCCGTATTTCAAATAATGTACGGTATTCAGCAAATTTCACAGTTCCATCCGATCCATTTACCTGTGACGCCAATACGCTGGCACTGTGGCACTGGGACGAAGTTCAAAACTCGACAACTTTCCACGATTCGTGCGGTGCTACCGATAATGTAATGACTGGCGCGAGTGGCGCGCATACCGAAGGAGTAACTGCACAGAATACCAACACGGTATTGGTCTCTTCTCCGAACCCATCTATTATTAGTCAATCCGTAACTTTAACAGCAACCGTGAGCATTACTCCAACTGGTTCTGAAATTCCCACGGGGAGTATTACTTTCAAAGACGGGGCTACGCCGCTAATTACGACGACGTTATCGAATGGGATCGCAACATACATCACTTCGACTCTTGTGGTAGGATCGCATACGCTTTCCGCAGTGTATAATGCTGACCCTGCTTTTGTCATGAGTACCTCGCCAGATTTGGTGCATATCGTAGAGAGTATCATCTATCGCTTGTATTTGCCGAGCATTTTGAGATAG
- a CDS encoding acetyl-CoA decarbonylase/synthase complex subunit gamma has product MALTGLQIYKLLPQTNCKECGFPTCLAFAMKLAAKQAELSACPYVSEGSKQQLEAASQPPIRLITLVGADSKKVETGNEIVLFRHEKTFYHPAGVFVRVKDTQAADQLAAAVKEMDAFVVDYVGIKLHLDGIAVENASGDAAKFAAAVETVRGATKMPLILIAQDAAAFEAALAKLPGEAPLLYAADASNAAALAAVAKKAKAPLAVKGDGTLQSLANLTETVKAAGVEDIVLDPGTRDFLGGLTTATQIRRLAIKKNFRPLGYPIIAFPGEGVASADEEPTLAAQAISKYAGLVVLDTFTPARAYALLVLRQNIYTDPQKPIQVQPGLYEINNPKPDSPVLVTTNFSITYFSISNEVEGAGLPAWLLVADAEGMSVLTAWAAGKFDSDRIAKAVKTTGIESKINTKRIVLPGAVAVLMGEVEEALAGWKVEVGPREAVDVPAFLKLKA; this is encoded by the coding sequence ATGGCATTAACCGGTTTGCAGATTTACAAACTCTTACCGCAAACAAACTGCAAAGAATGCGGATTTCCAACCTGCCTTGCGTTCGCGATGAAACTCGCCGCGAAGCAAGCGGAATTGAGCGCGTGCCCGTACGTTAGCGAAGGATCCAAGCAACAACTCGAAGCCGCGTCGCAACCGCCGATTCGTTTGATCACGCTCGTCGGCGCGGACAGTAAAAAGGTCGAGACGGGCAACGAGATCGTCCTGTTCCGCCACGAGAAAACTTTTTATCATCCCGCCGGCGTGTTCGTGCGCGTCAAGGACACGCAAGCCGCCGATCAACTCGCGGCGGCGGTGAAAGAGATGGACGCGTTCGTCGTGGATTATGTCGGCATCAAGTTGCATCTCGACGGCATCGCGGTCGAGAACGCGTCGGGCGACGCGGCGAAATTCGCGGCAGCCGTCGAAACCGTGCGCGGCGCGACCAAGATGCCGCTCATCCTGATCGCGCAAGACGCGGCGGCATTCGAAGCCGCGCTCGCGAAATTGCCGGGTGAAGCGCCATTGCTCTACGCGGCGGACGCCTCGAACGCGGCGGCGCTCGCGGCGGTCGCAAAAAAGGCGAAAGCCCCGCTCGCGGTCAAAGGCGATGGCACGCTGCAATCGCTCGCGAACCTCACCGAAACAGTCAAAGCCGCGGGCGTCGAAGACATCGTGCTCGATCCTGGGACGCGTGATTTTCTCGGCGGGCTGACGACCGCGACCCAGATTCGGCGGCTCGCGATCAAAAAGAATTTCCGTCCGCTCGGTTATCCGATCATCGCGTTTCCCGGCGAAGGTGTTGCATCGGCGGATGAAGAACCAACGCTCGCCGCGCAAGCGATTTCGAAATACGCGGGCTTGGTCGTGCTCGATACGTTTACGCCCGCGCGCGCGTACGCGCTGCTCGTGTTGCGCCAGAACATTTACACCGATCCGCAAAAACCGATCCAGGTGCAACCTGGGTTGTACGAGATCAACAATCCGAAACCGGATTCGCCCGTGCTCGTCACGACGAATTTCTCGATTACGTATTTCTCGATTTCGAACGAGGTCGAAGGCGCGGGCTTGCCCGCGTGGTTGCTCGTTGCGGACGCGGAAGGCATGAGCGTGTTGACCGCGTGGGCGGCGGGCAAGTTCGATTCGGACCGCATCGCAAAAGCGGTCAAGACGACGGGCATCGAATCCAAGATCAACACCAAACGCATCGTGCTCCCTGGCGCGGTCGCCGTGTTGATGGGTGAAGTCGAAGAAGCGCTGGCGGGTTGGAAAGTCGAAGTTGGTCCGCGCGAAGCGGTGGATGTGCCGGCGTTTTTGAAGTTGAAAGCGTAG
- a CDS encoding NifU family protein: MSTPNEFERMQETIATISHYAEIYHNGRVDLISFDGETVVVHLGGACEECPLMPWTLHRVVESTVRDLFPKVKEVKALQAK, encoded by the coding sequence ATGTCAACGCCAAATGAATTCGAACGCATGCAAGAAACAATCGCAACGATCAGCCACTATGCCGAAATCTATCACAACGGTAGGGTGGATTTGATATCGTTCGACGGCGAGACGGTCGTCGTACATCTGGGCGGCGCGTGCGAAGAATGCCCGCTGATGCCGTGGACGTTACACCGCGTTGTGGAAAGCACAGTGCGCGATCTCTTCCCGAAAGTGAAAGAGGTCAAGGCATTGCAGGCAAAGTAA
- a CDS encoding acetyl-CoA decarbonylase/synthase complex subunit delta: MPVTVEIPKDKYAGKVREITLGATKEQGGTRAKTVTIGGENALPFMHFEGAFPNTPALAIEIQDRKPSDWSPVLLDAWKAVADDPVKWAQAAQAAGADVILLKLNATMADGSKNTPANAVKVAKDVLGATGLPLIVFGPGQADLDNELLVPVAEAAKGERLVLGLCEDKNYRTLVAAALANDHLVNSRTPMDVNLSKQLVILIHDMGLPLERILMDPTTGALGYGIEYGYSVMERLRLAALQGDGMTQQPMLVTPGEEAWRVKESKVGTDVPAMWGDWAERAIHWETVTASALVESGANILVMRHPEALKRVKAMIGKLMGK, encoded by the coding sequence ATGCCAGTTACAGTTGAAATTCCCAAAGACAAGTACGCCGGTAAAGTGCGAGAGATTACGCTCGGCGCGACGAAAGAACAGGGCGGCACGCGCGCCAAGACCGTGACCATCGGCGGCGAGAACGCGTTGCCGTTCATGCACTTTGAAGGCGCGTTCCCCAACACGCCGGCGCTCGCGATTGAAATTCAAGATCGCAAGCCAAGCGATTGGTCGCCGGTATTGCTCGACGCGTGGAAAGCGGTCGCGGATGATCCGGTGAAATGGGCGCAAGCCGCACAAGCCGCCGGCGCGGATGTGATTTTGCTCAAACTCAATGCGACGATGGCGGACGGTTCCAAGAACACGCCCGCGAACGCGGTCAAGGTTGCGAAGGATGTGCTCGGCGCGACCGGATTGCCGTTGATCGTGTTCGGTCCCGGTCAAGCCGACCTGGACAACGAATTGCTCGTGCCCGTCGCTGAAGCGGCGAAGGGTGAACGACTCGTCCTGGGTCTTTGCGAAGACAAGAATTATCGCACGCTCGTCGCGGCGGCGCTGGCGAACGATCACCTCGTCAACTCGCGCACGCCGATGGACGTGAATCTCTCCAAGCAACTCGTGATTTTGATTCACGATATGGGCTTGCCGCTCGAACGTATTTTGATGGACCCGACGACCGGCGCGCTCGGCTACGGCATCGAGTACGGTTACTCGGTGATGGAGCGTCTGCGTCTCGCCGCGTTGCAGGGCGACGGCATGACCCAACAACCGATGCTCGTCACGCCCGGCGAAGAAGCGTGGCGCGTGAAAGAATCCAAGGTCGGCACCGATGTGCCGGCGATGTGGGGTGATTGGGCGGAACGCGCGATTCATTGGGAAACCGTCACCGCGTCCGCGCTCGTCGAATCCGGCGCGAACATACTCGTGATGCGTCATCCCGAAGCGCTCAAGCGCGTCAAGGCGATGATTGGCAAGTTGATGGGGAAATAA
- a CDS encoding CBS domain-containing protein yields MTKFVRDVMRIGVPVCEMETPLPEIAKIMARENADAVVVMDEVGSCGVVSQSDLVRAYPRNFELLTAKDVMTSKVLTVPPDAAATAVAHMMMDEKVHQVFVLHEHPGAGKPSAVVTMRALVREMAGLEPERPEPPIKRK; encoded by the coding sequence ATGACGAAATTCGTGCGCGATGTGATGCGAATTGGCGTGCCGGTGTGCGAGATGGAAACGCCTCTACCTGAAATCGCAAAGATCATGGCGCGTGAAAACGCGGACGCCGTCGTCGTGATGGACGAGGTGGGTTCGTGCGGCGTTGTGTCGCAAAGCGACCTCGTGCGCGCGTACCCGCGCAACTTTGAGTTGCTCACGGCAAAAGATGTGATGACTTCCAAGGTGCTCACCGTGCCGCCCGATGCCGCCGCGACCGCGGTGGCGCACATGATGATGGACGAAAAAGTACACCAGGTTTTCGTTTTGCACGAACATCCGGGCGCGGGCAAGCCGAGCGCGGTGGTGACGATGCGCGCGCTCGTGCGCGAAATGGCGGGCTTGGAACCGGAACGACCGGAGCCGCCGATAAAACGCAAGTGA
- the cdhC gene encoding CO dehydrogenase/CO-methylating acetyl-CoA synthase complex subunit beta yields MSRYIATSAIRGANNIVRETDAYLQKALNEKGADAKVGFPNTAYFLPTIMGLTGRKVETVGDLVPVMDHVKSLMHPIPAESKWTPYLGETLDSGVATLLAEETLMALRYLYGDQPEALPGFQLAQASFTSPEFSKGNGGGHLNGPIDDIQLRSWGIQLVDGRMPGFAAIVGCAKSNEVAVKIVRELQRRNILIFLAGNVNGRSIIHQLQEEGVEMGYDTFIVPFGTDTLSAIYAIGFATRSALTFGGMKGGQSREILLYNKARVFAFVLALGEVDDLKYATAAGAISYGFPAIADTVIPEILPTGVTSYEHVISMPFNEIPGKDDLERAEKLVQRCIEVRGVKIKMTEVPIPVPYGSAFEGEVVRKADLRAESGGKRARCFEYLYNLPMDKVEDGKVTVIGPDLDAMPEGGAFDMGIVAEVAGRKMQEDFEPVLERQIHHFVNGASGVQHVGQRDITWIRVSKAAFEKGFRLQDIGKVLHARYHADFGAIVDKIQVTIYTNPADVNTMLQVARDAYQKRNVRLADMVDEQVEEFYSCTLCQSFAPNHLCVISPERVGLCGAYSWLDCKASFQINPTGPNQPIPKKQIIDPVKGYFSGSNEFLYQNSHQQFDTVSMYSIMENPMTACGCFECIVMVIPEANGVMVVSREDTSMTPAGMTFSTLAGMAGGGLQTPGVMGVGKYYLTSKKFLSADGGFKRVVWMSSVLKQTMADEFKKAAEFAGDPELIEKIADERVCTEVPDLVAYLESKNHPALTMDPMM; encoded by the coding sequence ATGTCTCGTTACATTGCCACATCGGCGATTCGCGGCGCGAACAATATTGTCCGCGAAACGGATGCGTATCTGCAAAAAGCATTGAATGAAAAAGGCGCGGATGCCAAGGTTGGCTTTCCCAACACTGCGTATTTTTTGCCGACGATCATGGGACTCACTGGGCGTAAGGTCGAGACCGTCGGCGATCTCGTTCCGGTGATGGATCATGTCAAGTCGTTGATGCATCCCATCCCGGCGGAATCGAAATGGACGCCGTACCTGGGTGAAACGCTCGACAGCGGCGTGGCGACTTTGCTCGCAGAAGAAACGTTGATGGCGTTGCGCTATCTGTACGGCGATCAACCGGAGGCGCTCCCCGGATTTCAACTCGCGCAGGCGTCGTTCACGTCGCCGGAGTTTTCTAAAGGAAACGGCGGCGGACACCTCAACGGACCGATTGACGACATTCAACTGCGCTCGTGGGGCATTCAACTTGTGGACGGTCGGATGCCCGGCTTCGCGGCGATTGTTGGTTGCGCGAAATCGAACGAGGTCGCGGTCAAGATTGTGCGCGAACTGCAACGGCGCAACATCCTCATCTTTCTCGCCGGCAATGTGAATGGTCGCTCGATCATTCATCAGTTGCAAGAGGAAGGCGTCGAGATGGGATACGATACCTTCATCGTCCCGTTCGGCACCGACACGCTCTCCGCGATTTACGCGATCGGTTTTGCGACGCGTTCCGCGTTGACCTTCGGCGGCATGAAGGGCGGACAGTCGCGCGAGATTTTGTTGTACAACAAGGCGCGCGTGTTCGCGTTCGTCCTCGCGCTCGGCGAAGTGGACGATTTGAAATACGCGACCGCCGCAGGCGCGATCTCCTACGGCTTCCCCGCGATTGCCGACACAGTCATTCCGGAAATTCTGCCGACCGGCGTCACGAGTTACGAACACGTCATTTCGATGCCGTTCAACGAAATTCCCGGCAAGGACGATTTGGAACGCGCCGAGAAACTCGTTCAGCGTTGCATCGAAGTACGCGGCGTCAAGATCAAGATGACCGAAGTGCCGATCCCAGTTCCGTACGGCTCAGCGTTTGAAGGCGAAGTCGTCCGCAAAGCCGACTTGCGCGCCGAATCCGGCGGCAAGCGCGCGCGTTGCTTCGAGTATCTCTACAATTTGCCGATGGACAAGGTCGAAGACGGCAAGGTCACGGTCATCGGTCCCGATTTGGACGCGATGCCCGAAGGCGGTGCGTTCGATATGGGCATCGTCGCCGAAGTGGCTGGGCGCAAGATGCAAGAAGATTTCGAGCCGGTGCTCGAACGCCAGATTCACCACTTTGTCAACGGCGCGTCCGGCGTGCAACACGTCGGTCAGCGCGACATTACGTGGATTCGCGTATCGAAAGCTGCGTTCGAAAAAGGGTTCCGTCTTCAAGACATCGGCAAGGTTTTGCACGCGCGCTATCACGCCGACTTTGGCGCGATTGTGGACAAGATTCAAGTCACGATTTATACTAATCCCGCTGACGTGAACACGATGCTTCAGGTCGCGCGCGATGCGTACCAAAAACGCAATGTGCGTCTCGCGGATATGGTGGACGAGCAGGTCGAAGAATTTTACTCGTGCACGCTCTGCCAATCGTTCGCGCCCAATCACCTCTGCGTCATTTCGCCGGAACGGGTTGGCTTGTGCGGCGCGTACTCGTGGCTCGACTGCAAGGCAAGTTTCCAAATCAATCCAACCGGTCCCAATCAGCCGATTCCTAAAAAACAAATCATTGACCCAGTCAAGGGTTACTTTAGCGGCTCGAACGAATTCCTGTACCAGAATTCGCATCAGCAATTCGATACCGTTTCGATGTACTCGATTATGGAAAATCCGATGACCGCGTGCGGTTGTTTCGAGTGCATCGTGATGGTGATTCCCGAAGCGAACGGCGTGATGGTCGTTTCGCGCGAGGATACTTCGATGACGCCGGCTGGCATGACGTTCTCGACGCTTGCGGGTATGGCGGGCGGCGGTTTGCAAACGCCGGGCGTGATGGGCGTGGGCAAGTACTATCTCACGTCGAAAAAATTCTTGAGCGCGGACGGCGGGTTCAAGCGCGTTGTGTGGATGTCGTCGGTGCTCAAGCAAACGATGGCGGACGAGTTCAAAAAAGCCGCCGAGTTTGCCGGCGATCCAGAGTTGATCGAAAAGATCGCGGACGAACGAGTTTGTACCGAAGTGCCCGATCTCGTCGCGTACCTCGAATCGAAAAACCATCCCGCGTTGACGATGGACCCGATGATGTAA
- a CDS encoding GNAT family N-acetyltransferase → MLDQIAKYRQIVTLADGTRVLFRPLAKEDKSELLSLFQPVSSDDFRLMRNNVRDPQVVSSWIENLDYRRTLPIVAVVNDHVVGDATLHFRPGPGRHLADVRIFLSKEFRRRGLGVALLRTLIDVARKLGLQQLVAEVIADQVKTIAAFQSLGFELRATFTDYFMYPDGETQDVVVLVLRLASKKEEF, encoded by the coding sequence ATGCTAGACCAAATCGCCAAGTACCGCCAAATTGTCACCCTCGCCGATGGCACGCGGGTCTTGTTCCGTCCACTCGCGAAGGAAGACAAATCCGAACTGCTCTCGCTTTTTCAGCCGGTCAGTAGCGATGATTTCAGACTGATGCGTAACAACGTGCGCGATCCGCAGGTGGTCAGTAGCTGGATCGAGAATCTCGACTATCGTCGCACCTTGCCCATCGTTGCGGTGGTGAACGACCATGTGGTTGGCGACGCGACGCTGCACTTTCGTCCCGGTCCTGGGCGACACCTTGCCGACGTCCGCATCTTTTTGTCGAAGGAATTTCGGCGACGCGGCTTGGGCGTGGCGTTGTTGCGCACGCTGATTGATGTGGCGCGCAAACTGGGTTTGCAACAACTCGTCGCCGAAGTCATCGCCGATCAGGTCAAGACGATTGCCGCGTTTCAGAGTTTGGGCTTTGAATTGCGCGCGACCTTTACCGATTATTTCATGTACCCCGATGGCGAGACGCAAGACGTCGTCGTGTTGGTCTTGCGCCTTGCCTCGAAGAAAGAAGAATTCTAA
- the cooS gene encoding anaerobic carbon-monoxide dehydrogenase catalytic subunit: MATQKPTVQTIDPAVAEMLDRADQLGYSTAFSRAAKMAACPIGAEGACCQMCNMGPCRLVPTKANPDPVGVCGATRATVAARNMARHIAAGTAAHSDHGRDLIFTLLAVAEDEAQGYELRDENKLRTIAAYFGIQTDGKDARKIAHEIATVALGDMAGQKGELKYTARAPKKRIELWRKLGLMPRGVDREVVDTLHRTHMGDDQDAEHILHGSLRTALADGWGGSMMATDISDVLFGTPAPLVSKVNLGVLKTDEVNIVVHGHEPTLSALIVRVVYEPEMIEYAKSKGAQGINLTGVCCTSNETLMRQGVPSAGNDLNQELCVMTGAVEAMIVDVQCIMQSLSDLASKFHTKFITTSPKVKITGATHIEFNEHEALNIARDIVKIAIDNYPNRKDVQIPSHVADLVPGFSHEYIRYMLGGYYRGSFRPLNDAVMAGRLRGVAGVVGCNNPRTTQDAGHNYIVKELLKNDVLVVQTGCGALANAKYGLLTGEAALEYAGPGLREVCEAIGIPPVLHMGSCVDNTRILTVLAEMASEGGLGEDISDIPGVGIAPEWMSEKALAIGAYFAASGAYVLFGVNSPVANSEEVEKLMSEGWEKLVGGKMEFVPDPAEIVRRSLAHIDAKRAALKLPIYDASKWGKSGDKRMRELLSLKDRQAALYGGLPVAAE; the protein is encoded by the coding sequence ATGGCTACCCAGAAACCAACCGTTCAAACGATTGACCCCGCCGTTGCCGAGATGCTCGACCGCGCGGATCAACTAGGATATTCGACTGCATTTAGCCGCGCCGCGAAAATGGCGGCGTGCCCCATCGGTGCGGAAGGCGCGTGTTGCCAGATGTGCAACATGGGTCCGTGCCGTCTCGTCCCGACGAAAGCGAACCCCGACCCAGTTGGCGTGTGCGGCGCGACACGCGCGACGGTTGCCGCGCGTAACATGGCGCGTCACATCGCGGCGGGCACCGCGGCGCACAGCGATCACGGTCGCGATCTGATTTTCACGTTGCTTGCCGTCGCGGAAGACGAAGCGCAAGGGTACGAACTGCGCGACGAAAATAAACTCCGCACCATCGCGGCGTACTTTGGCATCCAGACCGACGGCAAAGACGCGCGCAAGATCGCGCACGAAATTGCGACGGTCGCGCTGGGCGACATGGCGGGACAAAAAGGCGAACTCAAGTACACCGCGCGCGCGCCGAAAAAGCGTATCGAGTTGTGGCGCAAACTGGGCTTGATGCCGCGTGGCGTGGACCGTGAAGTCGTGGACACGTTGCACCGCACGCACATGGGCGACGACCAGGACGCCGAGCACATTTTGCACGGCTCGCTTCGCACCGCGCTCGCGGATGGCTGGGGCGGCTCGATGATGGCGACGGATATTTCGGACGTGCTGTTTGGCACGCCCGCGCCGCTCGTCAGCAAGGTCAACCTGGGTGTGTTGAAAACCGACGAAGTGAACATCGTCGTTCACGGTCACGAACCGACGCTCTCCGCGTTGATCGTGCGTGTGGTCTACGAACCGGAGATGATCGAGTACGCAAAATCGAAAGGCGCGCAAGGCATCAACTTGACCGGCGTTTGCTGTACGTCGAATGAAACGTTGATGCGCCAGGGCGTGCCGAGCGCGGGCAACGATCTGAATCAGGAATTGTGTGTGATGACCGGCGCGGTCGAAGCGATGATCGTGGACGTGCAGTGCATCATGCAATCGCTTTCCGACCTCGCGTCGAAATTCCACACCAAGTTCATCACCACGTCGCCGAAAGTGAAAATCACCGGCGCGACGCACATCGAGTTCAACGAACACGAAGCGTTGAACATCGCGCGCGACATTGTCAAGATCGCGATTGACAACTATCCCAATCGCAAGGACGTGCAGATTCCGTCGCACGTCGCCGACCTCGTCCCAGGTTTTTCGCACGAGTACATTCGCTACATGCTCGGCGGTTATTATCGCGGCTCGTTCCGCCCGTTGAACGATGCCGTGATGGCGGGGCGTTTGCGCGGCGTGGCGGGCGTCGTGGGTTGCAACAATCCGCGCACGACCCAGGATGCCGGACACAATTACATCGTGAAAGAATTGTTGAAGAACGACGTGCTCGTCGTCCAGACCGGTTGCGGCGCGCTGGCGAATGCAAAATATGGTTTGCTTACCGGCGAAGCCGCGCTCGAATACGCGGGTCCGGGGTTGCGCGAAGTGTGCGAAGCGATCGGCATTCCGCCGGTCTTGCACATGGGTTCGTGCGTGGACAACACGCGCATTCTCACCGTGCTCGCCGAAATGGCGAGCGAGGGCGGACTCGGCGAGGACATCAGCGACATTCCGGGTGTTGGTATCGCGCCCGAGTGGATGAGCGAAAAGGCGCTCGCGATTGGCGCGTACTTTGCGGCGTCCGGCGCGTACGTCTTGTTCGGCGTCAATTCGCCGGTGGCGAACAGCGAAGAAGTCGAAAAATTGATGAGCGAGGGCTGGGAAAAACTTGTCGGCGGCAAAATGGAATTCGTGCCCGATCCCGCCGAGATCGTGCGTCGCTCGCTCGCGCACATTGACGCGAAACGCGCCGCGCTCAAACTGCCGATCTACGACGCGTCCAAGTGGGGCAAGTCCGGCGACAAGCGCATGCGCGAATTGTTGTCGCTCAAAGATCGCCAAGCCGCGCTGTACGGCGGATTGCCGGTCGCGGCGGAGTAA